The genomic window CCGGCATCACCAAGGCCCTGCTGCAGGGACAGCAGGCCGCTGCCGCCATGGTGCAGTACGCGCAATCGGGGGAAGGCACAGCCCTGGCCGACTACCAGGACCAGGTGTTTGCGGATTTCAATCAGTATGCCGGGGTTCGGCGACAGCTATATCACGGCGAGACACGCTTCTGGAACGCGCCCTTCTGGCGACGACGACGCGGCGACATCAAGGATAGTCCGCTGGCGCGCACTTAGTCACAGCGGTCCACCGGCGCGCCCTGATCACATTTTTTGCACTCCAGTTCGCAGCCCAGCTTTGACGCCCGCCCCTGTTCGGTGATTACCCAGGGGCGACTTACCCAGGGCGGGTTATGTCGTACGTGCTGAAAATGTCCGCAGGCCAGCTGCGCCACCCAGTCACCGAGCTCATCCAGGTGATAGCCCGTAATTGGCTGTTTCATGCAAGCTCAGTCGCGGGATTCAGCGGCAGCTCAAAGCTAAAGCAGGCACCTTCTCCCGGCGTACTGATGCAATTGAGGGTGCCACCATGCTTTTCCACAATTTCCTTGGTGATCGCAAGCCCAAGCCCGGTGCCGCCTTTTTGCCGCGTATCGGAGGAATCCGCCTGGGAAAATCTCTCAAAAATGCGCGCCTGAAACTCAAGCGCAACCCCGGGGCCGTTATCGGACACACTGACCCGCACCCGCTCAGCCAGCACACGGCTTTCAATCCGAACCTCTCCTGCGTCGGGGGAGTACTTGATGGCATTGGACAGCAGGTTCGACATCACCTGCATCAGCCGGCTCTCAACCCCCAGCACGCGGGTGTCAGCACCCTCGCCGGGGTGCCAGAGGATGTGCACGCCATATTTGCCCGCATAGCCCTGCATGGAGGCGACAGCCTTGTCGATCAGAGTTTCGAGCGATAGCGGATGCAGCTGGAAGTTGTTATTGGTGAGCTGAAGCTTGTTGATATCCAGCAGGTCATTGATCAGCTGCTCCAGCCGGTGACTGTTGTCATAGGCGATCTGCAGCATCCGCTGTGCCGGCGCCGGCACCTCGCCCAGCTTGTTGCCGACAATCAGGCCAAGCGCCCCCTTGATGGACGTCAGGGGCGTACGCAGCTCATGACTGACCGTGGAAATGAACTCATCCTTCATGCGCTCGACTTTCCTGCGCTCGCTGACATCATTGAAAACAACCACAGAGCCCACCACAAGGCCATCTTTTTTCAGTGGTGTGCGGGTGTACTCCACCGGATAGCTTGAACCGTCCCGGCGCCAGAACTGCTCACCCTGCACCCGGTACACCTCGTCCAGGGGCTCCGTACCTGAGCCTTTAGCCCTGGTGGCCGGCACGCCTGGCTGAATCAGCGCACCCATATGAGCCCCCAGCAGTTCCTCGGCACCGTATCCGAGAATCTGACAGGCAGCCGGGTTCGAGAAAGTGACACAGCCCTCCAGATCCAGACCGTAAATGCCTTCACCGACGGCATTCAGCAGCAGGCGATTGTGCCGCTCGGACGCCTGCAGCGCATGGGTCGATTCACTGATGCGCCAGGCCAGCAGCATCACCAGCACCAGCAGCATGACCGAGGTGATAGATGATATCAGTGCCGCCGCATAGGCTCTGGGCAGCCAGCCGGCCGAGATCGCGTAGACAGCCCCGCCCACCAGTATAAAAGGCAACAGCAGCGCCAATGGAATGGCCTTCCTGACGATCAGGCTGCCAATACCCTCACCTACCAGTAAAGAAAAGAAACCTGAATCCGTGCGCCTGATAATCACCAGAGTGCCCAGCAGGACAAAACAGACCAGGGTTTGCAGCGAGGTAACGGTAAAGGAGGACTGGCTGAACAGCTGCGACGCCTTGAAGCTGTAGCCGGCAATAATGATCAGTATCATGGCGCCCATGGCGATACTCAGGCTATCAGCGGCTCTGTTGCGCCAAGGGCCCCGCAGACTGGACTCGGCAACGAGTATCAGCCCGACAACCAGAAACAGCAGGGCCGTCTGCAGGGACATGCGCCCCGGCAGATCGGCCGCCGTATCGGCCGCCAGCAGGGTATCGAGCCCGAAGGTCCGTCCGCTCAGGTGCCCCAGCAAGGCGGTGCCGGACAGTAGCAGCACCAAAAATGCACAGAGGCAGGCCGCGCCACGCCGCAACCGATTGGGGTGCAGCCCGCCCAGCTGGTAATTCCCCAGGCACAGCAGAAACGCCAGCGCCGTGTTGGCCTTCATCAGGAACCAGTCACCGGGCAACTGCGCGCCCACCCAGGGCAGCAGCCAGCCCAGCAGTACCGGCGTCGCTATCGCCAGCATCAATACAATACAGGTCAGCTTGACGGTACCTAGCAACCTATACTGCGGCGCTGCAGACCGGACCGAAGGCTCAGTTGCGGCATCTGAGATATGCATACTCAAAATCCCTTTTATTCAGCGCCAGACTTCAGCGTTATAGATCAAAACTGTAACCATACGAGGTGGTGCAAAAGAGCCGCCGCGTTTCCCGACAGGCGGCATTGTTCCACGGCCGCGATCCTGCGGCTAGTGTACTGCTTCGCCCTAATGGGTGCTTATAGAGCCCGCCAATTCGTGTCCGGCAAGGCGCCGTTCGCCGGTAATGTGGGGCTCTTGCCAAGAGCGGCAACGCAGCTGGGCGCGAATTGGCGCGCTCCCTGCGGGCGAGCCGCCAGAAGGCCGTCCGCGGTGTTGCATTTCCTCGACATAGGCCCACTATGCCTTCGAAAATGCGCCGTGCGGCCCACCTCCTGGCGACTCGCTAAAAGCGCCTCTAAGAGCGAAGCAGTACACTAGAGCGGCCAGACCAGCAATATCAGCGGCACCGCCAGCAGCACAATCAGAATTTCCAGCGGCAACCCCATGCGCCAGTAATCCCCGAAGGCGTATCCGCCGGGACCCAGCACCAGGGTGTTGGACTGATGCCCGATCGGGGTCAAAAAGGCACAGGATGCACCTACGGCCACGGCCATGAAAAACGGATCCGGACTGACGCCCAGCCCCATGGCGATACCGTAGGCCAGCGGCGCCATGATCACGGCCGTGGCCGCATTGTTGATAATGTCCGACAGGAACATGGTCACCACCAGCACCAGGCCGATGACCAGATACACCGGAATACCCTCGGTCAGGGCCAGTACTTCTGCGGCCAGCAACTGCGTAAGCCCCGTACTCTGCAGTGCCGAGCCCACCGGAATCATGGCCGAGAGCAGGATGATCACCGGCCAGTCGATGGCATCATACAGATTGCGCACCGGCAGAATTTCGAGCAGCAGATAGACCACAACGGCAAGAAAAAACACGACCGCCAGCGGCAACACCTTGGCAACGCCCAGCGCAATGGCCACGGCAAAGATGGTCAGTGCGATGGCAATTTTTTTCGGCTGCCCCAGACTGAGATTCCGCTCAGCCAGCGGAATCATGCCCAGTTCACTGAGCTGTTCATCAACATCATCGGCAGCGCCCTGCAACAGCAGAATATCGCCGGCCTGGAACTGCTCGCGCCGCAGCCGCCTGCGAATCTGCTGCCCTTCCCGGGCCAGGCCGACCAGCGCCAGGGAACTGCCGCTGCGCCTGCGCAAAAAGGGCACATCGCGCCCCTCCAGCACCGAACCTCTCTTGATAACCCCCTCCACCAGGGTGAGGTCGCCCTGGGTCAGCTCGGCAAATTTCTTGTCGGCACTGGTGATCAGCTCCAGATCGTTCTTGTCGAGCAAAGGCTGAATCTCCGACGGATCGGCCTGCAGAATCAGAATATCGCCGGCATTGAGCCGCTGTCCCGGACGCATCGACAGCGTCTTGCCATGGCGATGCGCCACACCTACCACCTCGATGCTGCCGTCATCCAGACCGTCGATATCCTCCACCGGCCGGCCCACCAAACCGGAATCTGCGGTCACTATCACTTCGGTCAGGTATTCATCAATGGCAAACAGCTGCTCGGGCGAGCTGCGCTTGAGGCGTGCCGCCGGTATCAGGCGCCAGCCCAGCAGCGTGATAAAGAGCACACCGATGATGGCGATGGCCACCCCCACCGGGGAGAAATCAAACATGTTGAATGATTCTCCGCTCACCTCGGCCCGCATCATGGCAATAATAATATTGGGTGGCGTACCTATGGCCGTGGTCATGCCCCCCAGAATACTGCCAAAGGCCAGCGGCATCAGTATCAGCGCCGGCGAGCGCTGATGCTTGCTGCAGGTCGCCAGCGCAACGGGCAGCATCAGCGCCAGCGCCCCCACGTTGTTCATAAAGGCGGACGCCACCGTCACGACCGAGGTCATAATCAGAATATGGCTGAGCGGATGCTCGGTATAGGGCAGGATTTTCTGTACGATCAGGTCCACCACACCGGAGCGGCGCAGTGCATCGGAGATCACCAGCACCGCCGCCACCGTTACCACCGCCGGGTGGCCGAAACCTGCAAACGCATCTTCAGCCGTCACCAGGCCGGCAAGCACGCACAGCCCCAGTGCGATCGCAGCCACCACATCATGGCGATACTTCCCCCAGACAAAGAGTACCAAGGTCGCCAGCAGGATGGCGGAGATAAGCCACTGTTCAAAATTCAAGCTGAAACTCCCTGTTCACAGGCCTCTGATGATAGAGCACCGCAGGGGGAATAAACAGGCAAAGCACTATTGCGACCCTCCAGCTGACACCGTCTCGCGCCCTGGAAAATCAAACATCGGCAGCGCTGTTCGAAGGTAACCGGTATCGCGCAAGCGCTAGCGGTTGCCACCAAAGACCCCGGATCTAACAGCAGACTTCATGACGCCAGCTCCTGCCACAGACGTTCATTGCGCTGAAGCTCGAGCGCCATGGGGTCGACACCTATATCTTTCAGCGTATGCCGATCCAGTAACGGTACTGCCGTATGCCTGGCCCAGCACCGAGGCTGATGCCAGGATTTCAAGTGTTGGATAACAGATTTGAGAAATTTCATAACTGTCTCCCGATACTAGTTGTGTCAGGGGCTGGACTCATGACCAGGTCACTTGCCCTGCCCCTCTAGGGACGCTTGTCAGGCCAGTCAGATTTCAGAATGCCTGAGTGGGGGGTTCTTTTCCCATGGCCAGTGAGCCGGTGAACAGATGCTGGCGTTTCTCCTGCAGCGGATGGAAATGGGATGCCATCACATCACGCAGCAGGTTTTCGATACCATTGCCGCGCATAAAGCCCCGGCCGCCACTGGCCTCCAGAGCCTTGGCGGTCACCCCCTTGCAGGCCTCGGCAACCAGGGTTTTGCGTTTGACCACCTCATTGACGGTTGCCAGGTCCGCACTGAAGCCGAACTCGTCGACGATATCGATCATGCTGTTCAGTGCGACCTCGGCGCAGGTCAATGCGTTCTCCATCTCACCGAGCAGATAGGGTGTTACCGGATCCAGGCTGCTGCGGCACAGATCACGCGTACGTCTTGCCGCCTCGCGGGCCGTGCCGTAGTACACCGACATGATCAGAGGCAGCGCCACCGGCAGTACCACGCACCACATCAGGTGGAAATCCCCCCGGGGACGGCGCACCACTATACTGGCCTCAGGAACAAAGACATTTTCCAGGCTGACGCTGTTCGAACCCGAACCGCGCATGCCCAGCGGCGTCCAGTTATCAAGCACCTTGACCCCCTCGGTGCCCAGCGGTACCGGAAAATGCAATACCTGCCAGCCCTGCGCAGGGTCCTCGTAGGGCGCCGACGTCACCAGCACATCGCCGGCCGGCGAGCCGCTGGCAAAATGCTTGACGCCATTGAAGATAAAACCGCCTTCCGTTTTCTCGAGCTGACCGTTCGATGCCAGCCAGTCCCCGGCGCCGGTACTGACCAGCACCAGCTCCCGGGCAGCCACCTTTTCAAGCACCGCCTGACCCGGACGGCCATTCAGGTGGTTGTAGCGATTGGCCGCCACTATGTGCTGGTGCATGGAACAGGCCAGCGCCGTGGAGGGATGCAGTGCGGCCAGCTCCCTCAGGAAGCTGCATAGATCCCGGTAGCCGTGGCCAGCCCCGCCCAGCGCCTCGGGCACCAGCGCCGAAAAGATTTTTTCCTGCTGCAAGAGTGCGTAATTTTCCTCGGAAAACCGCTCGGCCTGCTCTGCCGCCTCACCATTTTCCGCAATCTGTCCGCCGATTCGTTCCAGTGTTTCAGCCAGACGGGGGTTAAGTGCTAGTGATTTCATCGGATTATCTCCTCGATTTGTTTTTCTTTTGCAGGACTGATCGCGTC from Marinobacterium aestuarii includes these protein-coding regions:
- a CDS encoding DUF3565 domain-containing protein; protein product: MKQPITGYHLDELGDWVAQLACGHFQHVRHNPPWVSRPWVITEQGRASKLGCELECKKCDQGAPVDRCD
- a CDS encoding sensor histidine kinase; this translates as MHISDAATEPSVRSAAPQYRLLGTVKLTCIVLMLAIATPVLLGWLLPWVGAQLPGDWFLMKANTALAFLLCLGNYQLGGLHPNRLRRGAACLCAFLVLLLSGTALLGHLSGRTFGLDTLLAADTAADLPGRMSLQTALLFLVVGLILVAESSLRGPWRNRAADSLSIAMGAMILIIIAGYSFKASQLFSQSSFTVTSLQTLVCFVLLGTLVIIRRTDSGFFSLLVGEGIGSLIVRKAIPLALLLPFILVGGAVYAISAGWLPRAYAAALISSITSVMLLVLVMLLAWRISESTHALQASERHNRLLLNAVGEGIYGLDLEGCVTFSNPAACQILGYGAEELLGAHMGALIQPGVPATRAKGSGTEPLDEVYRVQGEQFWRRDGSSYPVEYTRTPLKKDGLVVGSVVVFNDVSERRKVERMKDEFISTVSHELRTPLTSIKGALGLIVGNKLGEVPAPAQRMLQIAYDNSHRLEQLINDLLDINKLQLTNNNFQLHPLSLETLIDKAVASMQGYAGKYGVHILWHPGEGADTRVLGVESRLMQVMSNLLSNAIKYSPDAGEVRIESRVLAERVRVSVSDNGPGVALEFQARIFERFSQADSSDTRQKGGTGLGLAITKEIVEKHGGTLNCISTPGEGACFSFELPLNPATELA
- a CDS encoding SLC13 family permease, whose product is MNFEQWLISAILLATLVLFVWGKYRHDVVAAIALGLCVLAGLVTAEDAFAGFGHPAVVTVAAVLVISDALRRSGVVDLIVQKILPYTEHPLSHILIMTSVVTVASAFMNNVGALALMLPVALATCSKHQRSPALILMPLAFGSILGGMTTAIGTPPNIIIAMMRAEVSGESFNMFDFSPVGVAIAIIGVLFITLLGWRLIPAARLKRSSPEQLFAIDEYLTEVIVTADSGLVGRPVEDIDGLDDGSIEVVGVAHRHGKTLSMRPGQRLNAGDILILQADPSEIQPLLDKNDLELITSADKKFAELTQGDLTLVEGVIKRGSVLEGRDVPFLRRRSGSSLALVGLAREGQQIRRRLRREQFQAGDILLLQGAADDVDEQLSELGMIPLAERNLSLGQPKKIAIALTIFAVAIALGVAKVLPLAVVFFLAVVVYLLLEILPVRNLYDAIDWPVIILLSAMIPVGSALQSTGLTQLLAAEVLALTEGIPVYLVIGLVLVVTMFLSDIINNAATAVIMAPLAYGIAMGLGVSPDPFFMAVAVGASCAFLTPIGHQSNTLVLGPGGYAFGDYWRMGLPLEILIVLLAVPLILLVWPL
- a CDS encoding acyl-CoA dehydrogenase family protein, yielding MKSLALNPRLAETLERIGGQIAENGEAAEQAERFSEENYALLQQEKIFSALVPEALGGAGHGYRDLCSFLRELAALHPSTALACSMHQHIVAANRYNHLNGRPGQAVLEKVAARELVLVSTGAGDWLASNGQLEKTEGGFIFNGVKHFASGSPAGDVLVTSAPYEDPAQGWQVLHFPVPLGTEGVKVLDNWTPLGMRGSGSNSVSLENVFVPEASIVVRRPRGDFHLMWCVVLPVALPLIMSVYYGTAREAARRTRDLCRSSLDPVTPYLLGEMENALTCAEVALNSMIDIVDEFGFSADLATVNEVVKRKTLVAEACKGVTAKALEASGGRGFMRGNGIENLLRDVMASHFHPLQEKRQHLFTGSLAMGKEPPTQAF